The proteins below are encoded in one region of Syngnathus acus chromosome 2, fSynAcu1.2, whole genome shotgun sequence:
- the arfgef2 gene encoding brefeldin A-inhibited guanine nucleotide-exchange protein 2 isoform X3, producing the protein MQQQQHQQHQQQQHLQAENSKTKSMFLSRALEKILSDREVKRSQHSQLRKACQVALDEIKAELEKQKDGTVVPPKVNYIEADQYVLPFELACQSKSPRIVSTSLDCLQKLIAYGHITGNAPDGRTPGKRLIDRLVETICNCFQGPQTDEGVQLQIIKALLTAVTSPHIEIHEGTILLTVRTCYNIYLASRNLINQTTAKATLTQMLNVIFTRMENQAALEAQEQEKERLRLPQDNPSPVPCTQRSGSPRSDRTPTPEPHSSPSPAASTPDLNAINSTPPPPPDLDLDTPTVNGESERNSVFEDEGTEAPQGEVVQADGEDPVTQTEGDEGKQSHHTDDPVTQPASEQTQVALPKADVEALQMNGIIEDRSSVSSADMLDAEALQGSHSPSRFSHILQKDAFLVFRSLCKLSMKPLAEGPPDPKSHELRSKIVSLQLLLSVLQGAGPLFRTHEMFVNAIKQYLCVALSKNGVSSVPEVFELSLAIFLTLLSHFKVHLKMQIEVFFREIFLTILETSTSSFEHKWMVIQTLTRICADAQCVVDIYVNYDCDLNASNIFERLVNDLSKIAMGRSGQELGMTPLQELSLRKKGLECLVSILKCMVEWSKDMYVNPNLQANLGQDPPSESEMSELKLPEQLAGRRDSVSSLDSTVSAGVSLSQLDHPEQYEVIKQQKDIIEHGIELFNKKPKRGIQYLQDQGMLGSTAENIAQFLHQEDRLDTTQVGEFLGENIKLNKEVMYCYVDQLDFCGRDFVSALRAFLEGFRLPGEAQKIDRLMEKFAARYLECNQGQTLFASADTAYVLAYSIIMLTTDLHSPQVKNKMTKEQYIKMNRGINDSKDLPEEYLSSIYDEIAGKKIAMKESREFSITPKSTKQTSEKQRRLLYNVEMEQMAKTAKALMEAVSHAQAPFFSATHLEHVRPMFKLAWTPLLAAFSVGLQDCDDPEVASLCLEGIRCAIRIACIFSMQLERDAYVQALARFTLLTASSSITEMKQKNIDTIKTLITVAHTDGNYLGNSWHEILRCISQLELAQLIGTGVKTRYISGVVREKEASIKGLPSGTEEFMPLGLVAGHLVGNQDKRQMAHLQESVGETSSQSVVVAVDRIFTGSTRLDGNAIVDFVRWLCAVSMDELASAHQPRMFSLQKIVEISYYNMNRIRLQWSRIWQVIGDHFNKVGCNPNEDVAIFAVDSLRQLSMKFLEKGELANFRFQKDFLRPFEHIMKKNRSPTIRDMVIRCVAQMVNSQAANIRSGWKNIFSVFHQAASDRDESIVDLAFQTSGHIVMNTFREHFAAAIDSFQDAVKCLSEFVCNAAFPDTSMEAIRLIRHCAKYVSERPQALREYTSDDMNVAPGDRVWVRGWFPILFELSCIINRCKLDVRTRGLTVMFEIMKSYGHTFEKHWWHDLFRIVFRIFDNMKLPEQQTEKTEWMTTTCNHALYAICDVFTQFYEPLSEVLLADIFTQLQWCVRQDNEQLARSGTNCLENLVILNGEKFSPEVWNITCSCMLEIFQNTSPQVLLTWRPAGQEDDAADGKHLDVDFDTQSQSSYDRALSERAHSQMSSDDTWKGKSNARVSDHKLFAGLLIKCVVQLELIQTIDNIAFYPSTSKKEDAENMAAAQRDALEEALTDVGGSDCDQGMYSRMTSAHLFKLLDCLLESHTFAKDFNSNNEQRTALWRAGFKGKSKPNLLKQETSSLACSLRILFRMYSDPQLRDAWPDIQTRLLLVCSEALAYFIGLTSESHREAWNSLLMLLLTRTLRLPDDKFKPHASCYFSHLCEMMQFDLIPELRAVLRRFFLRIGAVFHIAAPGPRQRDGP; encoded by the exons atgcagcagcagcagcaccaacaacaccagcagcagcaacatctACAGGCAGAGAATAGTAAAACCAAAAGTATGTTTCTGTCTCGGGCGCTGGAGAAGATCCTCTCAGATCGCGAGGTGAAGAGGAGTCAACACAGCCAGCTGCGCAAAGCCTGTCAGGTGGCGCTGG ATGAAATCAAGGCAGAGCTCGAGAAACAAAA GGATGGCACGGTGGTCCCACCCAAAGTCAACTACATTGAGGCCGACCAATACGTGCTGCCATTTGAGTTGGCTTGTCAGTCCAAGTCCCCCCGGATAGTTAGCACCTCTTTGGACTGTCTGCAG AAACTAATAGCTTATGGACACATCACGGGCAATGCGCCGGACGGCAGAACCCCGGGGAAAAGGTTGATTGACCGCTTGGTGGAGACCATCTGCAACTGCTTCCAGGGCCCACAGACTGACGAGGGAGTCCAGCTACAGATCATTAAA GCCCTTCTGACAGCAGTGACCTCCCCACACATCGAAATCCACGAAGGCACAATCCTCCTCACTGTCAGGACCTGCTACAATATCTACCTGGCCAGCCGCAACCTCATCAACCAGACCACCGCCAAGGCCACGCTCACTCAGATGCTCAACGTCATTTTCACGCGCATGGAGAACCAAGCT GCTTTGGAAGCCCAAGAGCAAGAGAAAGAGCGGCTTCGGCTGCCGCAAGACAACCCCTCTCCGGTCCCTTGTACCCAGAGATCTGGCTCGCCCCGGTCTGACCGCACTCCCACTCCAGAGCCACATAGCTCCCCATCACCGGCAGCCAGTACTCCAGATCTCAACGCCATCAACTCAACACCGCCACCTCCACCCGACTTGGACCTAGATACACCAACTGTTAATGGAGAGTCAGAGAGAA ATTCAGTTTTTGAAGACGAAGGCACCGAAGCGCCTCAGGGCGAAGTAGTTCAGGCAGATGGAGAGGATCCAGTAACACAGACTGAAGGAGATGAAGGAAAACAGTCTCATCACACTG ATGACCCCGTTACCCAGCCCGCCTCTGAGCAGACGCAAGTAGCTCTCCCTAAAGCCGACGTCGAAGCCCTACAGATGAACGGCATCATTGAAGACCGCTCGTCTGTTTCTTCAGCGGACATGCTG GATGCTGAAGCGCTGCAGGGATCCCACAGCCCCTCACGTTTCTCTCATATCCTACAGAAGGATGCTTTCCTGGTGTTTCGCTCACTGTGCAAACTTTCAATGAAGCCACTTGCTGAAGGACCTCCGGATCCAAA GTCGCACGAGTTGCGCTCCAAGATTGTGtcgctgcagctgctgctctCAGTGCTGCAGGGCGCGGGGCCGTTGTTCCGCACCCACGAGATGTTCGTCAACGCCATCAAGCAGTATCTTTGTGTGGCGCTCTCCAAAAATGGCGTCTCCTCCGTGCCCGAGGTCTTCGAGCTGTCGCTGGCTATCTTCCTCACATTGCTGTCCCACTTTAAGGTCCACCTGAAGATGCAGATTGAG GTGTTTTTTAGGGAGATTTTTCTGACCATATTGGAGACGTCGACGAGTTCGTTTGAGCACAAGTGGATGGTTATTCAGACACTGACACGCATTTGCGCAG aTGCTCAATGTGTTGTTGACATTTACGTGAACTACGACTGTGATCTCAATGCCTCCAATATCTTTGAACGCCTGGTCAACGATCTGTCCAAAATAGCTATGGGCAGGAGTGGTCAGGAGCTGGGCATGACCCCTCTGCAG GAGCTCAGCCTGCGTAAGAAGGGCCTGGAATGCCTGGTGTCTATCCTCAAATGTATGGTTGAGTGGAGCAAGGATATGTATGTCAACCCAAACCTACAGGCCAACCTCG gccAGGATCCTCCATCGGAGAGCGAAATGTCAGAGTTGAAGCTTCCGGAGCAGCTGGCAGGACGTCGCGACAGCGTCAGCTCCTTGGACTCCACGGTCTCGGCCGGTGTATCGCTGTCTCAGCTGGACCACCCGGAGCAGTATGAAGTCATCAAACAGCAGAAGGACATCATCGAGCATGGCATTGAACT CTTTAACAAAAAGCCAAAACGGGGTATCCAGTATCTGCAGGATCAGGGCATGTTGGGCTCCACAGCTGAGAACATTGCACAGTTCCTTCACCAGGAGGACAGACTGGACACA ACCCAAGTGGGCGAGTTCCTGGGTGAGAACATAAAGCTGAATAAAGAGGTGATGTACTGCTACGTTGACCAGCTGGACTTCTGTGGGCGGGACTTTGTCTCGGCCCTCAGAGCCTTTTTGGAAGGATTCAGGCTGCCAGGGGAAGCCCAAAAGATTGATAGGCTCATGGAGAAGTTCGCTGCCCGATACCTCGAGTGCAACCAGGG ACAAACATTATTTGCCAGTGCAGACACAGCTTATGTACTGGCTTACTCCATCATTATGCTCACCACAGACCTGCATAGTCCTCAG GTGAAGAACAAGATGACGAAAGAGCAGTACATCAAGATGAACCGCGGCATTAACGACAGTAAGGATCTTCCCGAAGAGTATTTATCCTCTATTTATGACGAGATTGCCGGAAAGAAGATAGCCATGAAGGAGAGCAGAGAGTTCTCAATTACTCCCAAGTCCACCAAGCAGA CCAGTGAAAAACAGCGTCGCCTGTTGTACAATGTGGAGATGGAGCAGATGGCCAAGACCGCTAAAGCTCTGATGGAGGCAGTCAGCCATGCGCAGGCCCCTTTTTTTAGCGCTACACACCTGGAACACGTCCGGCCCATGTTTAAG CTGGCCTGGACCCCTTTGCTGGCAGCATTCAGCGTGGGCCTTCAGGACTGTGATGACCCAGAGGTCGCGTCACTGTGTCTGGAGGGCATCCGATGCGCCATCAGAATCGCCTGCATCTTCAGCATGCAG CTGGAACGAGATGCCTACGTCCAGGCCCTGGCCAGGTTCACACTGCTGACAGCCAGCTCCAGCATCACTGAGATGAAGCAGAAGAACATTGACACCATCAAGACTCTGATCACTGTGGCACACACGGATGGAAACTACCTGGGCAACTCCTGGCATGAG ATCCTGAGGTGTATTAGTCAACTGGAACTTGCTCAGTTGATTGGCACCGGGGTGAAGACGCGCTACATATCAGGAGTGGTTCGAGAGAAAGAGGCCAGCATCAAGGGCTTACCCTCGGGCACAGAGGAATTCATGCCCCTTGGACTCG TTGCAGGTCATCTGGTTGGAAACCAGGACAAGCGTCAGATGGCTCACCTCCAGGAGTCAGTGGGAGAGACCAGCTCTCAGAGTGTTGTCGTAGCGGTGGACAG GATCTTCACAGGTTCTACCAGACTGGATGGAAACGCGATTG TGGACTTTGTGAGGTGGCTGTGCGCCGTGTCCATGGACGAGCTGGCCTCAGCACATCAGCCTCGAATGTTCAGTTTGCAGAAGATAGTAGAGATCTCCTACTACAACATGAACCGAATCAGGCTGCAGTGGTCTCGAATCTGGCAGGTCATAGGAGACCATTTTAATAAG GTTGGCTGTAATCCCAATGAAGATGTAGCGATATTTGCAGTGGACTCACTCAGGCAGCTCTCAATGAAGTTCTTGGAAAAAGGAGAGCTCGCGAATTTCCGTTTCCAAAAAGATTTCCTCAGGCCTTTTGAGCACatcatgaagaaaaacag GTCTCCCACTATCAGAGACATGGTGATCAGATGTGTGGCACAGATGGTCAACTCCCAGGCCGCCAACATCCGTTCGGGCTGGAAGAACATCTTCTCGGTATTTCACCAGGCAGCCTCCGACCGTGACGAGTCCATCGTGGACCTAGCGTTCCAGACCAGTGGCCATATCGTCA TGAATACATTCCGGGAACATTTTGCGGCTGCAATCGATTCCTTCCAAGACGCGGTGAAGTGCCTGTCCGAGTTTGTGTGCAACGCAGCTTTCCCCGACACCAGCATGGAGGCCATCCGACTCATCCGCCACTGCGCCAAATATGTCTCCGAGAGGCCACAG GCTCTTAGGGAGTACACCAGCGATGACATGAACGTGGCCCCCGGGGATCGGGTTTGGGTTCGTGGCTGGTTTCCCATCCTGTTTGAGCTGTCTTGCATCATCAATCGCTGCAAGTTGGATGTGCGCACCAG AGGTCTTACAGTCATGTTTGAGATCATGAAGAGTTATGGCCACACCTTCGAGAAACATTGGTGGCACGACCTCTTCCGAATTGTCTTCCGCATCTTTGACAACATGAAGCTCCCGGAGCAGCAGACCGAG AAAACAGAGTGGATGACGACGACGTGCAACCATGCGCTGTACGCCATCTGTGACGTGTTTACACAGTTTTACGAGCCTCTCAGCGAGGTCCTGCTGGCGGACATTTTCACGCAACTCCAATGGTGTGTTCGGCAAG acAATGAGCAGCTGGCTCGTTCGGGAACCAACTGCCTGGAGAACCTGGTGATTCTCAACGGGGAGAAGTTCAGTCCCGAAGTGTGGAACATCACCTGCTCATGCATGCTGGAGATCTTTCAAAACACCAGCCCTCAAGT cttgttGACATGGCGACCTGCTGGACAGGAGGATGACGCTGCTGACGGCAAGCACTTG GATGTGGACTTTGACACCCAGTCCCAGAGCAGCTATGATCGAGCTCTTTCGGAAAGAGCACACAGTCAAATGTCCAGTGATGACACCTGGAAGGGCAAGTCCAATGCTC GAGTTTCAGACCACAAGTTGTTTGCAGGTCTGCTCATCAAATGTGTGGTGCAGTTGGAGCTTATCCAGACCATTGACAACATTGCCTTCTACCCGTCGACCAGCAAGAAAGAGGACGCCGAGAACATGGCTGCTGCCCAG CGAGACGCTCTGGAAGAAGCGTTGACCGACGTTGGCGGTTCGGATTGCGATCAGGGGATGTACAGTCGTATGACCTCCGCTCACCTCTTCAAGCTGCTAGACTGTCTGCTGGAGTCGCACACCTTTGCCAAGGACTTCAACTCCAACAACGAGCAAAGGACGGCCCTCTGGAGGGCAG GCTTCAAAGGAAAGTCCAAGCCCAACTTGTTGAAGCAGGAAACTAGCAGCCTCGCCTGCAGCCTGAGGATTCTCTTCCGAATGTACTCGGACCCCCAGCTGCGTGACGCGTGGCCTGACATCCAAACACGACTGCTACT GGTGTGCAGTGAAGCTCTGGCCTACTTTATCGGTCTCACGTCGGAGAGTCACAGAGAGGCTTGGAACAGTCTGCTCATGCTGCTCCTCACCAGGACACTCAGGCTGCCTGATGACAAG TTCAAGCCGCACGCCTCGTGCTACTTCTCGCACCTGTGCGAGATGATGCAGTTTGACCTGATTCCCGAGCTGCGCGCCGTTCTGCGCCGCTTCTTCCTGCGCATCGGTGCCGTCTTCCACATCGCCGCTCCGGGGCCACGGCAGAGAGATGGCCCCTGA